A section of the Rhea pennata isolate bPtePen1 chromosome 24, bPtePen1.pri, whole genome shotgun sequence genome encodes:
- the POU2AF3 gene encoding POU class 2 homeobox associating factor 3: MSGVFPLVLSGKPKVYQGVRVKITVKELLQQRRARQAATSTMRKEVEKQRCRRRPEYFCERYPLSWVSLGSSSIQFSESVSPPHPAPFDAEPISSAPSYCPSRQFSDCLSCEESPSYLEQLVDSYLQAEGPLDPALGALQTPSHYISDSFQPVPLCFNQSLAPGSPSSADLSSPLNYSCSPSQLPPFTPLPHSPPSALDTKTYGCPTEEWSCHTPSLYTASACCCASCGSEHVDTRVPEYFPCPGTDCMDYLPPVAMADDFFRRAGNCDICYS, encoded by the exons ATGTCCG GTGTCTTCCCACTTGTTCTTTCAGGAAAGCCCAAGGTGTATCAAGGTGTTAGAGTTAAGATCACAGTTAAGGAGTtactgcagcagagaagagcaCGACAAGCAGCGACCAGTACTATG AGGAAAGAAGTGGAAAAGCAGCGCTGCAGGAGGCGACCGGAGTATTTTTGCGAAAGGTACCCGCTGTCCTGG GTTTCTCTGGGTAGCAGCAGCATCCAGTTTTCGGAGTCCGTGTCTCCTCCTCACCCAG CACCTTTCGATGCAGAACCCAtctcctctgctcccagctACTGTCCATCACGGCAGTTTTCAGATTGCCTCTCCTGTGAAGAAAGCCCTAGCTATTTGGAGCAACTGGTAGATTCCTATCTTCAGGCAGAGGGGCCCTTAGACCCAGCCCTCGGTGCTCTCCAGACGCCCTCGCACTACATCTCCGACTCCTTCCAGCCAGTCCCGCTCTGCTTTAACCAGAGCCTG GCTCCTGGATCCCCTAGTTCAGCTGATCTGTCCAGCCCATTAAACTATAGCTGCTCCCCATCTCAGCTACCTCCTTTCACCCCGCTGCCCCACAGCCCACCCTCTGCTCTGGACACCAAGACCTACGGCTGCCCCACGGAGGAGTGGTCCTGCCATACCCCCTCCCTGTACACCGCCTCCGCCTGCTGCTGCGCATCCTGCGGCTCCGAGCACGTGGACACGCGGGTCCCGGAGTATTTCCCCTGCCCCGGCACAGACTGCATGGACTACCTGCCACCCGTGGCCATGGCTGATGACTTCTTCAGAAGGGCTGGGAACTGTGACATCTGCTACAGCTAA